One Cupriavidus pauculus DNA segment encodes these proteins:
- the waaC gene encoding lipopolysaccharide heptosyltransferase I → MKRILVIKITSLGDMVHTLPLLYDLRRAYPEAKIDWIADASCADIPNWAVGVDRVIAPPLRQFKKNGRKWRDLRGIFSALMSLRRERYDVAIDVHGVYKSAIAARLARTKRRLGYAAEFLGEAKAVFAYTEIFGPHGDANCRQKMRMVVANALGYDIEPHETAELRVPAPATPLNADGVPRALLFHATSLEIKKWPQANWVEVGHQLARRGYRVQLPWGSQKEQQEAQALAAAIPGAEVLPRMSITECAQRVDAASLVVGMDTGFVHLADALGKPTVMLFTATSRPHFGVNKPGQSVSVGDNGAPPSVDGVLQAIHYVTHASPVPAGSAPLQAAGSAST, encoded by the coding sequence ATGAAGCGCATCCTGGTAATCAAGATCACGTCGCTTGGCGACATGGTGCATACCCTGCCGCTGCTGTACGACCTGCGGCGCGCCTATCCGGAAGCCAAAATCGACTGGATTGCCGACGCGTCGTGCGCGGATATCCCCAACTGGGCGGTAGGCGTCGATCGTGTCATTGCGCCGCCCCTGCGCCAGTTCAAGAAGAATGGCCGCAAATGGCGCGACCTGCGCGGCATATTCAGCGCACTGATGTCGCTGCGCCGCGAGCGCTATGACGTGGCCATTGACGTTCACGGTGTCTACAAGAGTGCCATTGCGGCCAGGCTCGCCCGGACAAAGCGGCGCCTCGGCTATGCCGCCGAGTTCCTTGGCGAAGCAAAGGCGGTGTTCGCCTACACCGAGATTTTCGGGCCGCATGGCGATGCCAACTGCCGGCAGAAAATGCGCATGGTGGTGGCCAACGCGCTGGGCTACGACATCGAGCCGCACGAAACGGCCGAGCTTCGGGTGCCGGCACCGGCCACGCCGCTGAATGCCGACGGCGTGCCACGTGCGCTGCTGTTCCACGCGACGTCACTCGAAATCAAGAAATGGCCACAGGCGAACTGGGTGGAAGTTGGGCATCAGCTGGCCCGGCGCGGCTATCGCGTGCAGTTGCCCTGGGGCTCGCAGAAGGAGCAGCAGGAAGCCCAGGCGCTGGCTGCGGCCATCCCCGGCGCCGAGGTGCTGCCCCGCATGTCGATCACCGAGTGTGCGCAGCGCGTCGACGCGGCGTCACTGGTTGTCGGCATGGACACCGGCTTCGTGCATCTGGCGGACGCGCTTGGCAAGCCAACGGTGATGCTGTTCACCGCGACATCGCGTCCGCATTTTGGCGTCAACAAGCCAGGCCAGTCGGTGTCGGTCGGCGATAACGGCGCACCGCCTTCGGTCGACGGGGTGCTGCAGGCAATCCACTACGTCACCCATGCCAGTCCGGTGCCCGCGGGCAGCGCACCGCTTCAGGCCGCCGGCAGCGCATCGACGTAA